CATGCTACTCAACCCGGTCGTCATTGCGAGCGAAGCGAAGCAATCTCCAGCTATCGGCAACGCGCTGCCGATAGCTGGAGATTGCCGCGTCGCCTTCGGCTCCTCGCAATGACAGTGTTTATTCCGCGGGCGTCTCGTCGGTCTTCTTGCCCGTGCGCGTCCACGGATAGAGGAACTGGCCCCAATAGCTGCGCGGGACATCCTCGGGGATGCCGTAATTTTCGGGCCAGCGGTCCTTGGGCAGATGAAAGGTGCCGAACAATTTGTCGATCCACGGGAAATGGATGGCGAAATTGACGTCGAACGCCTCGCGTTCGAGCCCATGGTGCCAGTGGTGGAAACGCGGGGTCGCGATCCAGTGGCCGAGCCGGTTGAAATTGCCCCCGACATTGGCGTGGAGCAGCGACGACCACACATAGACGAAGCCGATATAGGCCTGCATCACCGACGGCGCGAAGCCGAGCGTGAAGAGCGGCAGCGATGTGATCGAGCGCAAGAGGATGATCTCGGCGAAGTGCATCCGCGATCCCGCGAGCCAGTCCATCGACTTGGCGCTGTGGTGCACCGCATGGAAACCCCAGAGGAAGGGGTAGCGGTGGAAGCTGCGGTGGAAGAAATATTGCGCCAGGTCCGACGCGACGAGCACGATGACGAACTGGACGATCCACGGCAACGAGGCGACCCCCGCGCGGAACGCCTCCCAATTGCTCGTATTCTCGTTGATGATCGTCGACGGCGCGAGCGCGAGGAAGCCCAGCACCTGCACGAACATCGTGCTGACCAGATAATAGAAAAGATCCTCGCGCCATTCGGTGCGGAACAATCGCTGTGTCCGGCGATGCGGGAAGGCGCGCTCCAATGGCGCGAACATGAAGCCGGTGACGAGCAGGTTCACGACGAAAAAGTCTAGCCCGAAGAAAATGCCCCAGTCGCGCGTTTCCTGCGGCTGGACGTTCGCTCCGCCGATGAGAATCGCCGCGAGCCCGATCATCAGCGCGGTGAGGCCGAGCACCTTGCGCGGGCGCAGCAGCAGGCTGAGCAAGGAGAGGCCGTAGCTGATCAGAAGTGTCGCGTGGACGAGGCCGCGGAAGCCGCCCCAATGCTTGACGATTTCCAACTCGGGGGTCGCGAACCAGTCCGGGAAGCGCAGCGCGACGACCATGAAAAGGCCCGCGATCGCGAAGAGTAGTCCGAAAAAGCCCGAAAGCCATCCGCTGCCGAAGCGCCGCACCTCGGTATGCGATTCGAGGTCGCGCATCAGATTGTTCAGATAATCACGCTTCGCCATGTTGGCCCCTCACAGCATTTCGGCCGCGCGGTCTGTGACGGCGCGCACCATTTTCAACCTTCGTCATGCCGGACTTGATCCGGCATCCATTCCTGCCCCGGCGTCATGGACCCCGGATAAAGTCCGGGGTGACGAAGAGAACTGACCGATAAGTTAACCGGCCGCTGCGACAATCTCCGCCCATTGCGCCTCGTCAATCACCCGGATACCGAGTGCACTCGCCTGCTTAAGCTTCGATCCCGCGCCGGGCCCAGCGACGACGAGGTCGGTCTTGGCGCTGACGCTGCCCGCGGCTTTGGCGCCGAGCGCCTCGGCCTGTGCCTTGGCTTCGTCACGGCTCATCGTCTCTAACTTGCCGGTAAAGACCACCGTCATGCCCGACACCTCGCTCTCGCGAGTCTCGACAACGTAGAGCGGCGGCGCCACTTCGGAGAGAAGGTCGTCCCACAGGGCGCGATTGTGCGGTTCGTGGAAGAAATCGGCGAGCGCCTCGCCAACCGCGATGCCGATCCCGTCGGCGCGCACTTCGAGGATCGCCTTGAACGCCTCGACGCGGCGCGCCGTATATTTGCCGTCGGATTCGCCCTCGGCGCGCGGATTTTCTTCCAAATAGGCGTGAATTTCGGCTGCCTTTTCCGGAAGGCGCCGGATGTCGCTCAGCCCTTTCAGCAAATCGCGCGCCGTCACGGCACCGACGTGGCGGATACCGAGCCCGAACAGCAACCGTGCGGCGTCGGGCGCGCGCTTGGCCTCGATCGCGGCGAACAGATTGTCGACCGACTTTTCCTTCCAGCCCTCACGCCCGAGCAAGTCGGCGCGGTGGCTTTTCAGGCGGAAGATGTCGGCGGGCCCCTTGTCGAGCCAGCCAAGGTCGAGGAATTCCTGGATGCTCTTTTCGCCCAGCCCCTCGATATCGAGCGCGCCGCGGCTGACAAAGTGGCGCAGGCGTTCGAATTTCTGCGCGTTGCAGATGAGGCCGCCGGTGCAACGCACATCGACCTCGCCCTCCTCGGCGACCGCCTCGCTGTTGCAGACGGGGCAATGGTCGGGGAAGATATAGGGTGCGCGGCCCTCGCCGCGGGTCAGATTCTCGACCACCTGCGGGATGACGTCGCCCGCGCGCTGGATCACGACGCGGTCGCCGGGGCGCACGCCGAGACGGCCGATCTCGTCGCGGTTGTGGAGCGTGACGTTCGACACGACGACGCCGCCGACGGTGACGGGGGTGAGCCTTCCCACGGGGGTCAGCTTGCCGGTGCGGCCGACCTGGATGTCGATCGCTTCCAATGTGGTCTGCGCGCGTTCGGCGGGGAATTTATGCGCGATGGCCCAGCGCGGCGCCTTGGCGACGAAGCCCAGCCTTTGCTGCCAGTCGAGCCGGTCGATCTTGTAGACGACGCCGTCGATATCATAGTCCATCTCGGCGCGGCGGCGCTCGATTTCGGCATAGTGCGCGAGGAGGGCGGCGACGCTGTCGGCGCGTTTCAGGAGCGGCGAGACGGGCACGCCCCAGCCCTCGATCGCCTTCATCACCGCATATTGCGTATCGGCGGGCAGCGCGCTCACC
This genomic interval from Sphingopyxis chilensis contains the following:
- a CDS encoding sterol desaturase family protein, with the protein product MAKRDYLNNLMRDLESHTEVRRFGSGWLSGFFGLLFAIAGLFMVVALRFPDWFATPELEIVKHWGGFRGLVHATLLISYGLSLLSLLLRPRKVLGLTALMIGLAAILIGGANVQPQETRDWGIFFGLDFFVVNLLVTGFMFAPLERAFPHRRTQRLFRTEWREDLFYYLVSTMFVQVLGFLALAPSTIINENTSNWEAFRAGVASLPWIVQFVIVLVASDLAQYFFHRSFHRYPFLWGFHAVHHSAKSMDWLAGSRMHFAEIILLRSITSLPLFTLGFAPSVMQAYIGFVYVWSSLLHANVGGNFNRLGHWIATPRFHHWHHGLEREAFDVNFAIHFPWIDKLFGTFHLPKDRWPENYGIPEDVPRSYWGQFLYPWTRTGKKTDETPAE
- the ligA gene encoding NAD-dependent DNA ligase LigA codes for the protein MTEIESLSEADAANELMRLAKQIAHHNKLYHAEDSPEISDADYDALVRRNNAIEEAFPHLIRADSPNRLVGAAVEASPLAKIAHAVRMMSLDNAFSAEDVEEFAARVRRFLNLGADAVVAMTAEDKIDGLSCSLRYEKGKLIQAATRGDGSVGEDVTANVRHIADIPQELRGDAPDVFEIRGEVYMAKADFTALNARLLAEAEDPEKARQFANPRNAAAGSLRQKDASVTASRPLRFLAHGWGEVSALPADTQYAVMKAIEGWGVPVSPLLKRADSVAALLAHYAEIERRRAEMDYDIDGVVYKIDRLDWQQRLGFVAKAPRWAIAHKFPAERAQTTLEAIDIQVGRTGKLTPVGRLTPVTVGGVVVSNVTLHNRDEIGRLGVRPGDRVVIQRAGDVIPQVVENLTRGEGRAPYIFPDHCPVCNSEAVAEEGEVDVRCTGGLICNAQKFERLRHFVSRGALDIEGLGEKSIQEFLDLGWLDKGPADIFRLKSHRADLLGREGWKEKSVDNLFAAIEAKRAPDAARLLFGLGIRHVGAVTARDLLKGLSDIRRLPEKAAEIHAYLEENPRAEGESDGKYTARRVEAFKAILEVRADGIGIAVGEALADFFHEPHNRALWDDLLSEVAPPLYVVETRESEVSGMTVVFTGKLETMSRDEAKAQAEALGAKAAGSVSAKTDLVVAGPGAGSKLKQASALGIRVIDEAQWAEIVAAAG